GGAAACTCTGGTACTTTTTCTGCTCAGTTTTTTTTGTGaatctaaaacttctctaaaaaccaaatttttttaattaaaaaaagtccTAACAGTTATTTTTGTGGAATTTGACAAGCtaattgtaaaatttatataaaaatgcaaggaGAAAAACAAGGTTGGAGGACTTGCTTTACCAGGAATGAAGACTCACAATAAAGCTATACTAACTCAGATAGTTTGTTCTCGGTAGAAATAAGTAAATGatgagcagaagagagagatCAGAAATAGAAATGGTAGTGCAGGGCAGTGAGGGAAAGATGATCTTTTCAATAAGTGTTTTTGAGACAATTTTAGGTATCCacacagaaaaacatttaaattggaTCTCTAAATCACACCAAAATCCAGTGCTTTATAAACCCACATGTGAAATACAAAACAATAAGGCATTTAGAAGTAACGTAAGAGAATATCTTCACAATCTGATGATGGAAAATATTCCTTAAATGGGGCATGAGAGTTATTAAGAATAAGGTAATATTTATATAAGGTACTTAGAATAGTTAAAATCACGGAGACAGAAAGCAGGATGGtaattgccaggggctgggcaggtTGGGGGTTATTGTTTATAGTTAGTATAACTATAGAGTATAGATTTTATAAGATGATGTGAGTTACggaaatggatggtggtaatgattgcacaacattatgaatgtatttaatgccactgaactgtacacttaaaaatggttacaatggtaaattttgtgttatgtattttactaaaattgaaaacaaatctaGGGAAAAATTAAGCAGGACAATAAATGCATAATTTAACATTATGAATTATAGGGTTTGAATAtccagtggggttttttttcttcatgagacctggaataaaatattaatgaaacatcatttaaaaactttataaaaaccaattaaaatatcactttgggtccccccaaaaaagagaataGATTGATTCATTagactataataaaatatttgcttatttgttgaaatgtcttctcctcttctgtggCTAGTCTTTTTTGATACTGTCACTAgtctttttttaatagtttattttgctaaACAGTTTTGTTATTACACAAACTCTTCCGTATGTGTATtgtttcacaatttaaaaaaagctttttttttaaagaggggattttaggggtgtctgggtggtgcagttggttgtcTGACTCTCcgttttggttcaggttgtgatctctgggtttgtgagattgagccccaggttgggctccactctcagcgtgagtctgcttgagatttcctctccctctccctctgcccctcccacttatgtgcatgcatgctctctctctaaaataactaagtcttcaaaaaataaagactgGATTTTAAATTCAATACAAATAAACATCAAGATGGCAACTAAAAAGAAGTAACTGAGAGATAACGCCACTCCCTTTTGTACTCACCAGGCAGACAAACTAAGGGCTGCCTCACAGGCTACACCCAATGGGGCTGGCAAGGAAGAGGATTGCAGTCACTTTACCTTTAGAGTCTTTTAACTTTCAGAGCTCCCTCTTTCCCAGGAATCCTATGTCCTCATGACCCCCACCCCCTCACGCTTGCAAAGCCTCTCATTCTGGGGATGCTGCCACCACAACACCACCAATGATTGCTTAGTAATTTCTCAAatactttttccttcagtctccaCAATACCCAAGGTTGGTCTTATTAGGGCCATTAGTCATGTATGTTCCTTTAGCATAATGCAGAGGAAGTAAGGGAAGGAAGTGCTTCCATATCTGTGACCTCTAATAATGTTCTCAGCACTGATGCTTAAAGTCCTGTGAGGTTGATTGCCAAGAGAGGAAAGGAtgataattttgttgttgttgttgctttcaGAACTATTTATAAGACagtctttcttcattttccagagAGAGCTTAGTtcttagacaacaaaaagaagtgaCATTGTACACACTAGGATGCAAACATAGAGCCATTCATTATCCCTGAAGAGGACACAggcaaaaaaaatataaagaaaactgaggatgactgaaagaatatttaatggaGCCACATTTGAGTCTAACATCTTGAATATTGTTCTCAGTATCAACTGGAAAAATAGACTGAGGCAGTTCTATCATATTTAATTAGTAATTCTAATAGATTATGGAAAAGCTTGGCATGGAAATCATGAGGCATCACGAGGCttgtatttatttccatattgTTCTTACTATGTTGTTAGGTCACAGAGGAAAGCAAGCAGTGGTGGAAGGTATCCCCAGCCTCCAGCCGTATCTAACCTCTGTGAAGCAGATCCAGGATTCTCAGGTGATTGCCAACTGCCAGTATCTGCATTTCTGTGCTTACAATCTCTTTTCCTTGGGACTGCAGAAAAGTGTGCTGCCTATTTGCATGATAGAGCAGAGGCGCACAGAAGTGACACGCCCTCCCACAGCCCCCAAAAGGAAGATCCCTCAATCAATGGCTCTTAaaagtatatgtataaataccccagctccttATCCCCTGGGTAGAATAATTCTGAACTGTGTGTACCATTTCTTGATGTTTGCTTGGAGGATTGAGCTCCAGTGCCCACCCCAGTAGCTGGTTTGATGACACACATTTTGCtggctttcttcccttccctgtatCACCAAGTCCCTGCACATCTCAAATAAGCTACCTGGACCTGAGTCCTTGTCTCAAGGTCTGTTTCTGTGGGAATCAAACTAAGACACCTTAAATATGGACTCTCCTATAGAACATCTCTTGGTATCCAAGTCATAAAGAGAATACTGGGGGAATCAATTCAGAGTCTAAGTCAGTATcctatttcttgtttttcaagTTACTTGGAAATTATCTCACCTAGATGTGCTTTATTGCTTTAGTAGTGACATTGAAGGGGCTGGCAGTTAGGTGGAGTACATGCTTGTGGGGGAAAGCCCAGAAGAAACCATTCTTAAGTAAAGTGAATGTTCTGGATTGCCTACAAGCAGGGAAGatgtcaaaatatttaacaactggtaCAGTATGGTCCTCAACCAATTATAAGAGATGCTGGACTGTATTCTGCAGGGCTACCATACTAGCTGACCATTGACTCTGCCCAGTGAAACACAGGGTCCCATTTCTGCCTAAGTCAAATCTTCAGGCTAGGTTAAGATGTTGTTGGGCAGAGAAGGTTTACCCGGCTTTCTCCGGGGGCACTCAGAGGTAGGTGGGTTTAATTTTGATTCCTTCTCAGAAAGAAAAGTAATGGGGAAACTTTTATCAAATATTCCCCCCAAAAGCTAAAAGCCAAGCAGGAGCCATGTCAGCAGGGACTTTGAGGGTTTTATGCTCCAACATTATTATTTGTGTCCTCTCCTGAGGATGGTAGTAAAGCCACAAACTGCACCAGGTTTTTCATTCTAGGGAACTCTTTTCCATTGTGGGTAGTCTGGACAAGACCAAAGAGCAGAGTAGCCAAGGCGTAGGTATGTAGATGACCCAAGATAAGCCCATCAGAGTCTCTCTCCTGAAACTATGAAAGTGAATCAGAatgatgaaaggatggaagaAAAAGTCTCTGGAGTACATTTATGCAAGGAGAGAGCTAATACTCATGCAGTGAGGATGCTATCAAGTAGGGTCAACTGGTTCCTGCTGCACAAAGTCGCTTGGTTTCTCTTCATGTCCTTGACCTTGTTGTTTCTATGAGTCTTTTGATAGCCTTCTCATAAATGCCTCTTATTCCTTAAATTTTCCAGAATTGGTTACTTTTGCTTGCAATTAAAGAACCATAACTCACTCAGGTCCTATATGCTTATCTTCAGTCATGTTTTGTGAGGAGTGGACTTCTTGAACAAGTGTGTGGCAGAAATTCCTGAAAATAGAAGAAGCCAGTCCCTGGATCTTCAGCAAACAAGAGGAAGAAGACACAGAAGGTTGGTGTGAGCCAGGGACATGGCATATAGCACTTTCAGAAGATCAGCTTCACCACAGTCAGCTCTCAGTTACTTGTGAAGCTAGAATTCCATCCCTAGTTTCTCCATCATCCCACAGGTTGACTGGCTTATGAGTTAAGCATATCTCACAATCAAAGCCCTAGTGGCTTGGACAAATACTTGGAAAAGGACAAAGGCTCAGTCCAGGCTCTCTTGTTAACAATTCTGGTAAAACAGGGGTCAGCAGGCATTGAAATCATGGAATAAAATAGGGCCTCACTGAAATATATGGATGTCACTTACCATGATATTCACATTTACTACAAAATAATTGTGCATATATGTTTGTGAACATTTTATGGGAATCATATTATGAACTGGGTgggattccttttctttttctttctttttttttttttggatgcttATTTGcattaagaaaactgaattttatgtCATAATTGCAACCATTTCTTTGTGTTGGGTACAACACATCCATATCAAACTCTCAAAGAGGGGCCATCTGAACACCTGCCAACCTGGCCCACCCACAGAGCTTTGCCTAGAAGCCATGTCTTTTATAGAATTTAGCTCGGGCGAGAAGATCATTGACCAAGTCTTTGTCTATGTCCGTTGGGGTGACGATGGCATTGATTCCTGACTTAAAGGCCGAGAGACCACCTGAAATGAAACAGAGGTTCAGactgaaatattaattttcagCAGAAATAAGATATgagcggggcgcctggctggctcagtcattaagcatctgcctttggctcaggtcatgatcccagggtcctgggatggaaccctgcatcaggctccctgctccacaggaagcctgcttctccctctcccactccccctgcttgtattacctctcttgctgtgtctctgtcaaataaataaataaaatctttaaaaaaaaaaaaaaagaaataagatatgAGCATTCCCAGGATGTAAGCCCTCCAGGCAAATTTTTCAAAGCAGGCAGTCCCAgattctccttcccccttcctcccctcctgaaAGGCTCAACCACCCCAAGAATCTCTGGGaaaattccagatttttttccttctctctccttttaagaGACTTGTCTTTCTTGCTGCAAAAGCCATATTTGCCTCTTATGTAGTCCAGGCCTGGCAAAACTTGATCCCCAGCAAATCTTCAGTCAGAGACTGTTTATAGCATTCTCCCAGTCATTAAATAActtactcatttaaaaaagaatttactcatttattcaatccctcattcagtcattcaataaatgtttttatgcacctactatgtgccaggcggATGGGTGCCACACTGAGTGCAGGGTACACAATGGTACACAAGACATAATCATTTCTTTGtatggatatgtgtgtgtatgcaagtgtgtatgtgtattttaccccAAAATTTTAATCTTCAATAGTTATTTATGTGTTTAACATGACTGCTTTGCTCTGATATATAGAGAAAAACACCCCTGGTCATGATCCCTGACTTCAGGGACcttgaaatagagaaaacagaaattgtTTATTCTAAATTAAGGATGTTAAAGTGTGGGAGGAGAAAGGTATTATGCACACCATGGGTCTATAAGAGGTAGACTTGATAGGACTTGCTTGTGATTGGATGTGAAAACAGAAGGAACCAGAGAACCTAAGAAAACACTCTGGTTTTCTGGCTGGAATGACTAGACATATGGTGCCTTTCAcagagacaaaataaagagaagagacagaaaaacagaagaaagagtaagTTTATGGTGGGAGGCTAGTGACTTAATTCAATCTGGAAGATGCTGAACTTGAGGAGGTCTGTGATCAGCCAACCAGAGATCTCCACTTGGATATGATACCTAAAGCCCGGATGTCGCTGAGAATGTTCAGAGTAAACATTTGTTCAAACAAAGAACGTCGTTAAGTTTCTTGCATCAGGAAAATTCTACCAGAGGAAGGCAAACATTCTTTTAAACTCTTGCATTAATTCTCAAGACATCACTCAGTGGCTCAGTAACTAATGAGAGATATAAGAACACCAACATTTGGCAGAAGGGGAAATGGACGTTGGGAAGCAAGACCACTCAAAGTAACTCAGTGGTTCAGAGAGCACTAGTGCATCCTTTTGGCAGCTCCTTCCAGACCCATTGCTGACCCCATGGGAACACTCCCAGGGAGGCCCGGGGCACATCTGGCCTTCAGGGGTCTCACTCGCTCATCTTTTAAACAAAGCTCCACAAACATGGCCTACCTTTGAGGTGTTGAGCCACACTCCACATGGGGAATTTTTTCTGGATTGCCTTAATTTTGTCTGTTAGAATCCCAACAGCCTGCAAAAGGTGTTCTTTGCTGTCCCAGGTACCAACAGGGTGATGAATTTTTTTATCAAGCTACAAAAATCAGATAATAATGTCAGCATCTGGATAAAGCAACACATTTTTCTACTATTCCCAATTTCTCTTCCTTGTGCTCAAGTATACAGCCACTGGCCTCAGCCCCCTTACTTTATCTCCACAGAATCAATTCTACTTTCTCtcacagaaaagagagaggggcacctgggtggctcagtccttgagcgtctgccttcagctcaggtcatgatagcagggtcctgggatcgagccccacatcaggctccctgctcctcgggaagcctgcttctccctctccccctgcttgtgttccctctctcgctgtgtctctctctgtaaataaataaataaaatcttaaaaaaaagaaaaagaaaaagaaaagagagtcaGAGAAACAAAGTATGATTTGGGAGATGTGGAAGTGGCATAGTTTTTGTTAAactctcaaatataaataaatttatgaaaaagTTGTTTCAAAACAAATAATTAGCATTCAATGACTAGACATTTGCAGTCAAACataaaaatttgtttctaattGGGACAGCGTGAAGCTTAGCTCTCTatagacaatttaaaataatgactggATGCAAACATCCAGATAATTTGGATCCCCTTCCTCCAATTTGCCTAAAGAACCATTTGATTCAAGTAGAGCTTAATTATAGTGTTTTGATCTACATGGATAAAATTCACTACTTTATGGGCCCCAAATGGACACTTCTAATAGTGCCCTTTATAAGATTTTCTCAATTTAAGTGCATTGCATATTATTAATTGCAAATTGTAGTTATAAAACtcataaaatactttttctgaaGATACCCAAAAACTGATAAATCTGGAAAGAAATACCAGAGATGTGTTTCAGAAATATAGAAGTATAAATTATGCTGAAATTCCAGGGTGTTTTGAAGCCTGGAAGTACTACAAATGGACATCTAGTTTGGGTTGAGCTTCCATAAGGAAGGATGAAGTGGGGCTGACTGAAAGTTTCTTGCCAAGTACCTGCATCAAGCCAAATTTAAGTCCCCTGTAGTCCCAGCCATCTTGCAGGACAGCTCCACCATGGCTTTCTCTCGAGATGATGGCTGCAATGAGAGCAGGGTCCACACAATACCTCAGCCCAACTTCTTTGATCAGAATCTGGTAAGTTTTTAAGGCCCTCAAATCCATCTCAGCAAACATTTCAGAACCACGGATCCCTAAGtcaatagaaaacaaaactgtttacTCCAGAAGAGAACCCTTTTCCAAAGTTTAATAAGTCAGTCATAGCCCCCAACCAGAGCCCAAAGCTTGGGACAACTATTCTAGGACATTGTTTTTAATCTCTAATTGCATAAACTCAGAAAGGTCCACAACCCCAAGCAGTACCACTTCTGctctctttcttgttcttctgTTACCTGCCACATTGGTGCCTTGGGAAGACTCTTGGACTAGAAGTCAGCGAACCTAAATTTGAGTCTGGTTCTGCTACTACCTAGTTCCAGGCCCATGAGAAGTCTCTTcttactgagcctcagttttcagaTCTATAAATTGGGGAGGTAGGATTAGATTGACCTTGTAGGTGCTTCCAGCACTGACATTCTAATGCTGGGATAACATGAAGAAGACTTTGGAACAGGATTACAAAAGAGAGGATGTACAAAGAGCAAGAGGCTTGCTTAAAATGCTCATGCTGTAACATGAAGTAAatacaacaacaaacaaaaaacaaaggcagaatttaatattttatgtaaacaatCATTTAATTATgtagaaataaacacatttggATAAAGTTTGGAAAGAAtagggggaggggcgcctgggtggctcagtcggttaagcggctgccttcggctcaggtcatgatcccagggtcctgggatcgagcccctgcatcgggctccccgctcagcgggaagcctgcctctccctctccctctgcctgcctctctgcctacttgttctctctctctatctctctgtcaaataaatgaataaaatctttaaaaaaaaaaaaaaagaatagggggAAATTAAAAGAAGTCGTTTGTTAAGTTGGTCAGGATTCTgctttcttctaatttttaactTTGATCTTATTGCTATAACAGCAATTATACCTTTTCAAAATTAAGCtacttcctaaaaaaaataatataaaaatgatgaaagggGGAAAGCCAaatgtttgctttgcttttcacttACCGCAGTTCATCAACCTGGTTATATCACAGGCGGCACCAGAGGTCTCCATGGTCATGATGTCACCGTAGCAGCCATGGTACAGGCGGGGATGCAGGTGAGGGTTCATTGAGTGAGTGAAAGGGTACGAGCCCCTAGAAGTGCCTGGGGGAGAGAACGATAATTCTCATGAAGCCTGCGAGATATATTGCTCGAGTCACTATAATGAGCATTACTAAACCAAAGGTGAAGCCATAGACTTACTCTTTCCCAATTCCCTCCCTAAGACCCCTTGGATAGCTCATcagacaaaacagaacagaagatTCCCCCGTCCCATTTTACtccaaccttaaaaaaaaaaacttttttaagtagtctccacacccaacgtgggacttaaactcatgacctggagatcaagagtcacatgctctcctgactgagccagcaaggtgcctctgaaaattttttaatgaagtagTTAATTCTAAACATTGTACAAAGTATTATGAAAATCAGTTTTTATAGGTCTCAAAAACACTTGCTGCAATCTTGATCAGAATTAAAACTGCCAATAGAGTTTTAAGCAGGAACTTTGAGAGAAATTTTAAGACACTTCTGACACAAATACTTCTGGGGATGTAAACATCTGGATTAACAAATTGCCTTcgtttaagaaaataagaaagaagggtACCAATGCCACTTAAGATAAAAAAGAAGGGTACCATTAActtaaaatatccattttatatCATGTTTCTGTGAGGTTGAATTTCTAAGTATAATTagtaaaattggaaataaaattcaACTTACCATAAAAACTTAAGTTAAAtcctattcttattttttattttgtcattatgAAGTGACTTACTGTCCAAGTCTATTTATTAAAGGAGATAAAGAGCTTTGGTGTAAGTTGAAAAGTTTGCGCTAATAGTTCCTAGGACTGTTGACTTATATCTTAAGACTACAAATACTTGTcataagaaattatatttgttaaaatatttgatgTAAAAAACTATGTTGTTTCACTTAgtgttgtaaatggtattttttaataaagagatgGATTTTCCCCATTCACTATAGGTCTAGTTCTGATGAACTTGACAGTATAAAGAGACTCTCTTAGAATTAGGCACACAACCAATGGAACTAttccttataaaaatatatattttaaaaggaaaacaaagcaactGTAAAgactaacttttttaaaaagcaaaactcatcaaaacaaatacaaatacaggCACAATCTACTTTCTCCCAACTacaaacaggcaaaaaaaaaaaaaaaaaaagctattgtaAATGCATCAGAAAGTCAGACAGTGAAACTATCAAGTAAATTCATAATACTTAGAAAGCCTATTTAGATAACAAACCAGTAGAAACCAGCAAAGCCATTAAGCTTCCCTAAGCAGTATGGATTTCCATGTGATGCAAAGAGCATGGCACTGGCACTCTTCATGGCCCTCAGCATAGAATCTTGTGCCTACAATATGTGTAGGAAATAtacatgagtgaatgaatggatggatttcCAGGACACAGATCATATGTAAGATAGAAGCATAGAAGCTGTGAGTGATGGTGCAGACTGACAACATAtacccagaatctgaccacttttcACCACCTCTGCTACCACCAGGATCCAAACTACCACCATTGCTCATCTTGATTATTGTAACAGCCTCCTAGCTGACCTCCTTCCTCCACCCTTGCAGTCTATCCCCCAGCAGCCAGACTGGTTTGTGGAAACATGCATGGGATCATGGGATCAACCTTCCAGTGGCTTTCCAATCATTCTGTTGTGGCCTTCAAGCCCTACCTGATCTGGCCTCTGCTCACTTTCtgacttctccttcccttccctcactcTTCTCCAGTCACATTCTTCTCCTTGCTTATCCTTCAACATCTCAGGCAGGTTCCTAGCTCAAGGCCTTTATACTTACAGATCCTTTTGCATAGAATGCTATTTCTCCAGGTATCTACATGATTTGCGGCCTCACTGCCTTCAGGACTCTGTTCAAATACCACCCTATCagcaaaagatatgaataaacagttcataagcaaaaaaaagaaaaaatccttaaatgtataaaaaggtgctcaaccaCACTCAAAAGAGAATGCCATATTAAAACATCACTGAGACACTATTTTTTACCTATTTAATTGGCAAGAATCCAAAAGTTTGACAATGTATTCTGACAATGAGGCTGTGGGGGAATAGGCAGTCTTATACATTGCTGTGGAAGGAGATTTTGCAATAGGCTGTTGTTTCAGCACTATTTATAACAGCAAAGATCTGGGAACAATGCAAGTGTCATTCACATAGGGACTGAGTAAGCTAAGCCCCTTCCACACAACAGATTACTATGCAGCTGCAAAAAGGAAGAACTCCGTATGATTCTATAACATTATCTCCAGGTACAGAATAGTAGTTATGGAATTGtatttgtttgaaaaagggagaaaatatgatagtgtgtgtttgtgtgtgtgagagatttctttatatattcaaaagaaacaaTACAAGGATGAaccaaaaactaataaaaattgtTAGTTATGGGGCAAGGTAAGAAGAGGTAAAAGGGACAGGGATAGAGGCTAGACTTCTCTAAATGTaccttttttatagtttttactttGGAGCCATGTAAatgtttctataatttaaaaaaattaaatagaaaaaaatcctaaaaagtGAGAGACAAATTATATCAAATTGAAAACTTAATTAATACATAGAAGAGAATTATTTCTAGTTACTTAAAAACAAGTCAATGTAAGCATACACCACTAGTGGAATACATCCTATGAACATAAAGAATCATAAGAAAATCTTAAACTATATGCACAGGATCACTGTTGGTAATACTGCCATAGTTATTTTGaaactattatatataaataagtatcaTGTTAATGTTATTAGGAGTCAGGATTTTTAGAAATCCTTTGTATCAAAAATATTAATGTGAAATATCAGTATGaatgcataattatttttctttttttaaagaaatatatactttCTAAGTTCTCTCCACTGAAAAGACCTGGAAGGAATAACACCCCATAGCAATGGAGTACCCCTGGTACTCATATTGTGGTCTCTAAATACTATTTCCCACTCAGAGGAACCAGTGCTCCTCAGAAAAAGGTCTCATTCCTGGTCTGGGGCAGGAAATGTTTAAGGTGAGCCAGGACCATCTTCTTGTGCCAGAGCTGGTCCTTGTACATTTTAGACACATTCTAAAACATTTATAGGTAAAATGTTTTGATCTTTTGGGTTGCTTTACAATATTCTAACCTCCGATCCTCCCAAAAAATGCAGACATGAGGAATAGATAAAATAAGAATAGCAAAGTGTTGAAAACCATAGATGCTTGATGATCGTACACGGGAGTTAATTACACTATTCCCTCCCCCATTTTATGTGTTTGAAACATTCTACAacaatttttaattaacttattaAAGAGCCTTTTTTTCTACTTATATTAAAAAGGCAACACACTCATGCCTCATTCCTTATCACCCATTaccttatattattttatttatatcaccTATCACCACCTGacatgtcttccttccttccttttatttcttcctctcttttttcctattcctctcactagaacatttttttccctttgctatctcctcctcagcacctagaacaatgcctggcacaaagtggacattcaataaatatttgtgaatggataatggatggatggatggatggatggatggatggatgaatgagaaGTAAAGGAATAATCTAAGTTATCTGGATCAAGTGTTCATATGTCAAAAGGTTCAATTTCTTTTTACTGGAGAGCCAGCCTTCGCTATGCTCACAGGTATCAAAGTTATCTGGATGCctattaaaaatagctatttcTGGGCTCCTCATACTAGGTCTGTTGAATCAGAGTCTTTAGGTATAAGGTCAAAGAATCTGCACTTTAACCAAGATTCCCAGCAGACTCATGCATACCTAAGTTTGCTTTAAGGGGATTAGAATATGACCATGGACTTTACACTACTTGTGTTGACATCATAAACACACAGGCCCTTCTTAATTATAGTCACCTTTCAATTAAACATAGCTAGTAGGGTAGCTCATAATTAGTCCACTGGCTATATAACTCTGCTCCCACctggaaattaaagaaagaataaaaatttaaaactatgttCCCCTGCCTTTGACCACATAAATAATCGGAA
Above is a window of Halichoerus grypus chromosome 10, mHalGry1.hap1.1, whole genome shotgun sequence DNA encoding:
- the LYG2 gene encoding lysozyme g-like protein 2, translated to MLSSILFWGLIALIGTSRGSYPFTHSMNPHLHPRLYHGCYGDIMTMETSGAACDITRLMNCGIRGSEMFAEMDLRALKTYQILIKEVGLRYCVDPALIAAIISRESHGGAVLQDGWDYRGLKFGLMQLDKKIHHPVGTWDSKEHLLQAVGILTDKIKAIQKKFPMWSVAQHLKGGLSAFKSGINAIVTPTDIDKDLVNDLLARAKFYKRHGF